The following coding sequences lie in one Lolium perenne isolate Kyuss_39 chromosome 2, Kyuss_2.0, whole genome shotgun sequence genomic window:
- the LOC127337238 gene encoding probable glutathione S-transferase GSTU6: protein MGGAGGGGDDVKLLGTWASPHTLRVRLALRLKGVSYHYVEQDPNKENTTGELLLPGKQPVMMIHGDKPVCESSNILQYIDDVFTGVGPDLLPTDSYERAAAQYWADFIDDTLIEAMHKAAWGKTEIEKAEGKNQGAAAVRALEGALREYSTPFFGGKAAGYVDVVLASLLPWVQVTDAMQGIKTLDPARTPLLAAWTDRFCELKAAQSVMPDVTKVVDFAMAMSLRRSGQQKMVDGTILWFITILSITMIFYMSWMVL from the exons ATGGGCggcgcaggaggaggaggagacgatGTGAAGCTGCTGGGGACGTGGGCGAGCCCGCACACCCTGCGAGTGCGACTCGCGCTCCGCCTCAAGGGCGTCAGCTACCACTACGTGGAGCAAGACCCTAACAAGGAGAACACCACCGGCGAGCTGCTCCTCCCTGGTAAGCAGCCGGTGATGATGATCCACGGCGACAAGCCTGTTTGTGAGTCCTCCAACATATTGCAGTACATCGACGACGTCTTCACTGGGGTCGGCCCTGACCTCCTCCCCACCGACAGCTACGAGCGTGCGGCCGCTCAATATTGGGCGGACTTCATCGACGACACG CTTATCGAGGCGATGCACAAGGCGGCATGGGGCAAAACGGAGATTGAGAAGGCAGAGGGGAAGAATCAAGGGGCCGCCGCGGTGAGGGCCCTAGAGGGAGCCCTGAGAGAGTATTCCACGCCATTCTTTGGGGGCAAAGCTGCCGGATATGTGGACGTCGTGCTCGCCAGCCTTCTTCCGTGGGTGCAAGTCACGGACGCCATGCAGGGTATCAAGACACTCGACCCCGCCAGGACACCGCTCCTGGCCGCATGGACCGACCGCTTCTGCGAGCTGAAGGCGGCCCAATCGGTTATGCCGGACGTGACCAAGGTGGTTGACTTTGCCATGGCCATGTCCCTTCGCCGCTCTGGCCAACAGAAAATGGTTGATGGTACCATTCTTTGGTTCATAACGATCCTTTCTATAACTATGATATTCTACATGAGTTGGATGGTACTATAG